Proteins from a genomic interval of Streptomyces sp. NBC_01445:
- the thiO gene encoding glycine oxidase ThiO: MSRTSEGSDVLVVGGGIIGLVTAWRAAQRGLRTAVVDPEPGGGAAQVAAGMLAAVTELHYGEAEQTLLGLNVESARRYPAFAAELSEATGLDLGYRACGTLAVALDADDRAHLRELHALQRKSGLESEWLSGRECRRLEPMLAPSVRGGLRVDGDHQIDPRRLAKALVAACERAGVRFHRQWAERLTVVREGARGVVLADGTGLNADQVVLAGGSLSGRLAGVPDDVLPPVRPVKGQVLRLTVPKVHAPFLSRTVRAVVRGGNLYLVPRVNGELVVGATSEELGWDTTVTAGGVYELLRDAHELVPGITELPLTETRAGLRPCSPDNAPILGPTALPGLLLATGHYRNGVLLTPVTGDSMAHVLATGELPEAARPFTPRRFGAVPAPVSVEQPV, encoded by the coding sequence ATGTCGCGTACTTCAGAAGGTTCCGACGTCCTGGTCGTGGGCGGGGGGATCATCGGTCTCGTCACCGCGTGGCGGGCCGCGCAGCGCGGGCTGCGCACCGCGGTCGTGGACCCCGAACCGGGCGGCGGGGCCGCGCAGGTGGCGGCCGGGATGCTCGCCGCCGTCACCGAACTGCACTACGGAGAGGCCGAACAGACCCTCCTCGGGCTCAACGTGGAGTCCGCGCGCCGCTATCCGGCGTTCGCGGCCGAGCTCTCCGAGGCCACCGGGCTCGACCTCGGCTACCGCGCGTGCGGCACCCTCGCCGTCGCGCTCGACGCGGACGACCGCGCGCACCTTCGGGAACTGCACGCCCTCCAGCGCAAGTCGGGCCTGGAGTCGGAGTGGCTGTCGGGCCGTGAGTGCCGGCGCCTCGAACCGATGCTGGCCCCGTCCGTGCGGGGCGGCCTGCGCGTCGACGGTGATCACCAGATCGACCCGAGACGCCTCGCGAAGGCCCTTGTCGCGGCCTGCGAGCGGGCCGGGGTGCGGTTCCACCGGCAGTGGGCCGAGCGGCTGACAGTCGTCCGCGAGGGCGCGCGCGGCGTGGTCCTCGCCGACGGCACCGGTCTCAACGCGGACCAGGTCGTCCTCGCCGGCGGCAGCCTCAGCGGCCGCCTCGCCGGAGTCCCGGACGACGTGCTGCCGCCGGTACGCCCGGTGAAGGGGCAGGTCCTGCGCCTGACCGTGCCGAAGGTGCACGCGCCGTTCCTGAGCCGCACCGTGCGCGCCGTCGTACGCGGCGGCAACCTCTATCTGGTGCCCCGGGTCAACGGCGAACTCGTCGTCGGGGCCACCAGCGAGGAGCTCGGCTGGGACACGACGGTCACGGCGGGCGGCGTGTACGAGCTGCTGCGCGACGCCCACGAGCTGGTGCCCGGCATCACAGAGCTGCCGCTCACGGAGACCCGCGCGGGCCTGCGCCCCTGCTCCCCCGACAACGCCCCGATCCTCGGCCCGACCGCCCTGCCGGGCCTGCTGCTCGCCACGGGCCACTACCGCAACGGCGTGCTGCTCACGCCGGTCACCGGCGACTCCATGGCCCACGTTCTCGCC